The proteins below are encoded in one region of Terriglobales bacterium:
- a CDS encoding (2Fe-2S)-binding protein, producing the protein MARFQFVVNGRSHTIESEADTPLLWVLRDQLGLKGTKYGCGVAQCGACTVHLNGRAVRACVQPIAAVAGQRVVTIEGLSGGGDHPLQQAWIEENVPQCGYCQTGQIMQAADLLSQHPHPSDDQIAEAMAGNLCRCGTYERIRRAIRRAARAPAKRSK; encoded by the coding sequence ATGGCCAGGTTCCAGTTCGTGGTCAACGGCCGCTCACACACAATCGAGAGTGAGGCGGATACGCCCTTGTTGTGGGTTCTCCGCGATCAACTGGGGCTGAAGGGCACCAAGTACGGTTGCGGCGTGGCGCAGTGCGGCGCCTGCACGGTGCACCTCAACGGGCGCGCAGTTCGTGCTTGTGTGCAGCCCATAGCCGCGGTTGCAGGGCAGCGCGTGGTAACGATTGAAGGTCTTTCCGGCGGCGGTGATCATCCCTTGCAGCAGGCGTGGATCGAGGAAAACGTTCCGCAATGCGGTTACTGCCAGACCGGCCAGATCATGCAGGCGGCCGACCTACTCTCCCAGCATCCCCACCCCAGCGACGATCAGATTGCCGAGGCCATGGCGGGAAACCTGTGCCGTTGCGGCACCTATGAACGGATCCGCCGCGCCATCCGGCGGGCAGCGCGAGCGCCTGCGAAGAGGTCGAAATGA